The DNA window GGGAATCACTCTTACTCCACATTGTCATGCTGCGGCAACATAGGCGCAGCTGTCTCCGGCTGCGAACGCGCATCTCTCCTTTTCTGCAAATCTCCCAGATGCTCCTTCACCTTATCGATTTCAATGTCCAGCTCCTTCGTAGTGGCAAGTCGGTATTTCAGGGTCAAAATCGCAGCGGAAATAACAAGGAGCCCGATAGAAACCAGATAAGCCCACTGGCCAACCTGTTGTGGATGCTCCTGCGAGGGACCGTCGTTGTAGATGCACCATTCAATCCATGCGACAAACGCGATCACGGTGAACGGACTGACAATCATGCTGAAAAGGATTCCGCAGAGAATCATCATGTCGACTACAACATGTAGGAATGCGTTCCAGAATCGGACGGTCAGGAACCTTCGGATGCAATGCCAGGCCGAACGCTTCTGCTGTGGCTGGCtaccttcttctcttttgGGGGTATCCGACGCCTGGTGTTCGGTGGTCGCCTCACGGAGCTCTTCTTTGAAGCTGTTCCAGATGCTCTTCCTCTGTCTCCAGATGATAACGACCTGGGAAGACGGGATCCGGGATCGAAAAGGCAAGAACTTGAACGTGAGGAGCAGGCAGTTGAGAATGACGCAGAGAATGATCAAGCTATAGATGTATCGCCTCGAATAGATGACCTTGTTCCAGAACCGGTGTGGGTTGGAGATTTCATCACTCGCTCCAATCCAGATTTGCAATGATCTTTGCTCGCGTAGAATTTGGCTGGTATTCATACATGGGTTAAAGCAGGTATCGCCGAGCTGGCTCCAGAGCGTGATGTTTGAGAACATGTCCCAGACACTGGTGTTCCACGTCGAAGT is part of the Penicillium psychrofluorescens genome assembly, chromosome: 4 genome and encodes:
- a CDS encoding uncharacterized protein (ID:PFLUO_005882-T1.cds;~source:funannotate), which produces MEQSHRDPLFVAQEAICFYPISTIYNSCPRYLFYALLLASCVSRWTGWLADVFLGTAATYAGVAAIQTFILVADPSKSQDPGPVTIPRVSNTSSLWSAFPQLVTDTNQVMVQPGALELDSDAVMAIVVTGYLVFLPLQCWSRILSHQRARNVLFYIWNILMLAGSICALVYAPKLNETPIQYMFCYPDLPPLGETSSDGWHGSWRTSTWNTSVWDMFSNITLWSQLGDTCFNPCMNTSQILREQRSLQIWIGASDEISNPHRFWNKVIYSRRYIYSLIILCVILNCLLLTFKFLPFRSRIPSSQVVIIWRQRKSIWNSFKEELREATTEHQASDTPKREEGSQPQQKRSAWHCIRRFLTVRFWNAFLHVVVDMMILCGILFSMIVSPFTVIAFVAWIEWCIYNDGPSQEHPQQVGQWAYLVSIGLLVISAAILTLKYRLATTKELDIEIDKVKEHLGDLQKRRDARSQPETAAPMLPQHDNVE